Sequence from the Romeriopsis navalis LEGE 11480 genome:
CAAGGGGTGGCGATCGCCCGCAACACCGCGATCGCGGCCGCCCGTGGCACCTTGGTTGCCCCAATTGATGCCGATGACCTATGGCATCCCGAATTTTTAGCGGCACATATTCACCGCCACAATCAAACCCCACGGATTACCGTCAGCTACTGCTGGTCCCTGGATATCGATCATCAGAACCAATGGTCCGGAGGGTTTCAGGCCGCTCCGATCCAGGGGTGGGTGCATAACACGATGCTCTGCCACTACTTTCTCGGCAATGGCAGCTGTAGTCTGATCAAGCGCTCGGCGCTGCTGGCAATCGATGGCTATCGCAGTCAGTTTGCCCCCTACAGCCTTGCCCCACCGGGGATGGGCCAAGCCGTTTGCGAGGATTGGGATTTATATCTCCGCTTAGCTGAACAGTATCAATTTGGCGTGGTATCTCAGTTTTTAGTGGGCTATCGCAAACATCCCCTCAGTGCCTCCCAACAAGTTCAACGGATGGCGTACTGGCATGAACAACTGCTCACCGATCGACAGCAGCGATTACCGGCCATTCGGCCTTGGGTATTCCATCTTTCAGACCGGAGCTTTCGCAGCTATCTAAAGCAACAAGCGCAGCCGAGTCTCCCTGGCAAAGGCCCACCCCAAAAATTCCCCACCGCTTTACCCGCAACGGCTTGGGGTCGCATCCAGTGCAAACTGCTGATCAGTCAGATCCTGCATCAGCTGATTCAAACATTTGGTCAAAATCGCAGTCACTGCCCACCCATGCCACCACCCTCATCCACAGCGCAATCGCGCCAGTCGGATGCCCCCCCATCGACACTCACCCGCCACTAAAACTTGCCACGGATACCTTCAGGAGCGCTCCACCATGCCACGGCCCATCAAAATTCGTGACATCGCGGCCCTCCGGCAGACAATCCCGGCGGATCTCACCCCGAAATATCCCCCGCTCCCCCAGCAGATTGCCGTCTCGATCATTGTGCCGACCTTCGATCGGCCAGAAACCCTGCGCCGTTGTCTGATCGCCCTCACCCGGCAACAGTCCGCGCGGGCGCGCCAACTGCTCGTTATCGACAACCATCCCCAGTCCGAACTGACCCCACCGATCGTTGCGGCATTTCCCGGCGTTGAACTCGTCTGCGAACCCCAAGCGGGCAGCGCCCGCGCC
This genomic interval carries:
- a CDS encoding glycosyltransferase family 2 protein translates to MSFKSAAALSLVDRLPQVSVIVPVYNAESFLAATIHSILQQTYKDFEIIAVDDGSTDRSAAILTDLAQTDSRLRVIQQPHQGVAIARNTAIAAARGTLVAPIDADDLWHPEFLAAHIHRHNQTPRITVSYCWSLDIDHQNQWSGGFQAAPIQGWVHNTMLCHYFLGNGSCSLIKRSALLAIDGYRSQFAPYSLAPPGMGQAVCEDWDLYLRLAEQYQFGVVSQFLVGYRKHPLSASQQVQRMAYWHEQLLTDRQQRLPAIRPWVFHLSDRSFRSYLKQQAQPSLPGKGPPQKFPTALPATAWGRIQCKLLISQILHQLIQTFGQNRSHCPPMPPPSSTAQSRQSDAPPSTLTRH